The following coding sequences lie in one Oncorhynchus nerka isolate Pitt River linkage group LG14, Oner_Uvic_2.0, whole genome shotgun sequence genomic window:
- the LOC115141783 gene encoding LIM domain kinase 1-like isoform X4 — protein MVSDLFFWGFCCLKLWKRDRKVAGEQKYHPECFTCLNCRAFIGDGDTYALVERSKLYCGHCYYQTIVTPVSLSDSPCSRIPHTVTLVSIPASTDGRRGISVAIDQPLSPLSPNGYGPEHTVRVSQVDSELISPDVKNSIHVGDRILEINGTPIRNVPLDEIDLLIQETSRLLQLTIEHDPHDQGGSEGETVDGPLITPLSGGPSPILPITQPPHPDINNLRSRMITRSYSIDKSPCSSNAASPLSQRKDINRSESLRVVSNSRMHRIFRPSDLIHGEVLGKGCFGQAIKVTHRETGEVMVMKELIRFDDETQRSFLKEVKVMRCLEHPNVLKFIGVLYKDKRLNFIAEYIKGGTLREIIKKMDINYPWNQRVSFAKDIAAGMSYLHSMNIIHRDLNSYNCLVRENNSVVVADFGLARLMVEDKIQDKSLLQKKPDRRKRYTVVGNPYWMAPEMIHGKSYDEKVDIFSFGIMLCEIIGRVNADPDYLPRAHDFGLNVTGFLEHFCPPDCPPAFFPMAVLCCDLDAEKRPAFTKLEEWLENLKMHLEIRLPVVSELDALHKAFWGNHTAPTMACTAMRSENGLPPHPETPE, from the exons ATGGTGTCAGATTTATTTTTCTGGGGATTTTGCTGTCTCAAGCTGTGGAAAAGGGACAGAAAG GTCGCAGGGGAACAGAAGTACCACCCAGAATGCTTCACCTGTCTGAACTGCAGAGCCTTCATCGGAGATGGAGACACCTACGCACTGGTGGAGAGGTCCAAACTATACTG TGGCCACTGTTACTACCAGACCATTGTGACGCCTGTGTCCCTGTCAGACTCACCATGCTCCAGGATCCCCCACACGGTGACCCTGGTGTCCATCCCAGCCTCCACAGACGGGCGGAGAGGGATCTCGGTCGCCATCGACCAGCCTCTCAGCCCTCTCAGTCCCAACGGCTACGGCCCTGAACACACTGTCAGGGTGTCACA GGTGGACTCTGAGTTGATCAGTCCAGATGTGAAGAACTCCATACATGTCGGAGACCGGATCCTGGAGATCAACGGAACACCCATCAGGAACGTTCCTCTCGATGAG ATTGACCTGCTCATCCAGGAGACCAGTCGTCTGCTCCAGCTGACCATAGAGCACGACCCCCACGACCAGGGGGGTTCAGAGGGGGAGACTGTGGACGGACCCCTGATCACTCCTCTGTCTGGCGGTCCCAGCCCCATCCTCCCCATCACCCAACCCCCACACCCAGACATCAATAACCTGCGCTCACGCATGATCAC acgGAGCTACAGTATTGATAAGTCTCCGTGCTCCAGTAACGCagcgtcccctctctctcagaggaaGGACATTAACCGCTCCGAGTCACTGCGGGTCGTCTCCAACAGTCGCATGCACCGGATCTTCCGGCCCTCAGACCTCATCCATGGAGAGGTGCTGGGAAAAGGCTGCTTTGGACAGGCCATCAAG gtgacccacagagagacaggggaggtgatgGTGATGAAGGAGCTGATTCGTTTCGATGACGAGACGCAGAGGTCATTCCTAAAAGAA gtgAAGGTGATGCGTTGTCTGGAGCACCCCAACGTGCTGAAGTTTATAGGTGTCCTCTACAAAGACAAGAGACTCAATTTCATCGCAGAGTACATCAAAGGAGGAACCCTGAGGGAGATCATTAAGAAAATG GATATCAACTACCCTTGGAATCAGAGAGTGAGCTTTGCTAAAGACATTGCTGCAGGGATG TCATATCTGCATTCCATGAACATAATCCACCGCGACCTGAACTCATACAACTGTCTTGTCAGAGAG aATAACAGTGTGGTGGTGGCAGACTTTGGGCTGGCTCGGCTGATGGTGGAAGACAAGATCCAGGACAAGAGTCTCCTGCAGAAGAAGCCTGACCGCAGGAAGAGATACACTGTAGTGGGCAACCCCTACTGGATGGCCCCGGAGATGATCCACG GGAAAAGCTATGATGAAAAGGTGGACATCTTTTCCTTCGGGATCATGCTTTGTGAA ATCATCGGTAGGGTGAATGCAGACCCAGACTACTTGCCCAGGGCCCATGACTTTGGGCTGAATGTGACAGGCTTCTTAGAGCACTTCTGTCCTCCAGACTGCCCCCCTGCCTTCTTCCCTATGGCTGTCCTCTGCTGTGACCTGGATGCTGAGAAACG CCCCGCCTTCACCAAGCTGGAGGAGTGGCTGGAGAACCTGAAGATGCACCTCGAGATCCGCCTGCCGGTGGTGTCCGAGCTCGACGCGCTACACAAAGCATTCTGGGGAAACCACACTGCCCCCACCATGGCTTGCACAGCCATGCGGTCTGAAAACGGCCTACCCCCGCACCCCGAGACTCCGGAGTAG